A stretch of DNA from Silvanigrella paludirubra:
CAGAATGCATTCTAAATTTTTTTGTTCCTTTAAATTTTTCTGATAAAAGTGCCTCAAATTTTTTATAATGAGGCATTTCACGAAACCATTCCGTAGTATGAATAGTAAATGCACTTAATAACTGTGCAAACTCTTGATCGTTTGCTATGGCGGATTGAAGATATTGATCTAAACTTTCCGCTTTTTTAACTTGAACTCTTCTTAAAACATTAGAAATAATAATTTCTCTTCTATAACTTCCTTGCTGGCAATTACCAGTAACATTTTCAGCCATAGCATAGATTTTTTCTCTATCTTCTGGTTTAAAATTATCAATAGCCATGGCATTTTTCCTTTTTTAGGACGGCTGAATTGCTGATTCTGTTTCTAATGAGTTTTTAACAACTTCTTTAACCGCATCGGCAGATAATTCCATTCGCTTTAACATTGATAGTTCAATTTTAGTGTCTCTTTTGTAATCCTTAAACCCAAACCCATAACTATGAGCAAGAGTGTCTGACAAAACTAAAATATCAATAAGTTTATTCATCTCATTGCCAAGATCTTTTCTTAATTCCATATTTTTAGTATCATGAAATGAAATTAATATTTTCACTTTTTCAGGAATTTCCCAAGTGTCTAATGCTCTAAAAGCTAATTTACTATGCGGTTCTAAACCGAGTTGATTTTCAGTTGATGCAAAGTCAATTTTATTTTCAAGGGTATGCTTAGCCATTTGTGTAAAGTTTTCATTAAATAAACTTGCCGTAATTGCGAGTCCAACATCGTGCATTAATCCAGCCATTTGAACTTCAGAGACAAAATCAGGAGCTATTTTTTTGGCAAAATTTGTACTAAGTAAACTAACAAAGGAACAGTGCCTAATAAAACTATTAAATTCAAATGTTAAAGAATCTTTAAAAACAAATGTACTTTCTAAGGCATGTAATACCATAATCTGTCTTAAATTATCATGGCCAATTCTAAAGATTGCTGTTTTTAAATCACTTGTAGGAGAACCCTTTCCTAAAAGGAACAAACTTGAATTAGCTAGTTTTAAAATACTAGCTGATATCGCAATATCACGTGACAAAGATTTAGCGAGTACACCTGTATCTGCATTTGGATTATAGAGATAGACTAAACACTCTCTTGCTACCTGCGGCATCGCAGGAAGTTTAAATCCTTCTGGAAGAAACATTTTCATAAAAAATACTCTCTTTTTGGCAT
This window harbors:
- a CDS encoding HDOD domain-containing protein, producing MKMFLPEGFKLPAMPQVARECLVYLYNPNADTGVLAKSLSRDIAISASILKLANSSLFLLGKGSPTSDLKTAIFRIGHDNLRQIMVLHALESTFVFKDSLTFEFNSFIRHCSFVSLLSTNFAKKIAPDFVSEVQMAGLMHDVGLAITASLFNENFTQMAKHTLENKIDFASTENQLGLEPHSKLAFRALDTWEIPEKVKILISFHDTKNMELRKDLGNEMNKLIDILVLSDTLAHSYGFGFKDYKRDTKIELSMLKRMELSADAVKEVVKNSLETESAIQPS